TTCGCCCACTTGGCCATACTTCCTGATTTAACCTTAAACAGGATCAAGGAAAGAACACAAGCCAGAAATATTATAAAAATAATGAGTGTCATATTCTACAAAGATACTTCTTCTCTTTATTTTATCTATATCTGAGGTCATTTTTTTAATTTTACCCGATCATGAAAAAGGACTTTCTCTCTTTCTCTTTGTTCAGGTTATATTTTCTAGTCTACATTCCATTCTTTATAAAACTGATCAAGGAAATTCATCATATACTGATGTCTTTCTTCTGCCATTTCTTTTCCTTTTTTAGTATTCATCATATCTTTCAGAAGCAATAATTTTTCATAGAAATGATTAATGGTTGTCCCGTTAGATTTTTTATATTCTTCTTTGGACATTCCCAATTTTGGTTTCATATCCGGGTGGTACATCAGATTATTTTTAAAACCTCCAAAGTTGAATGTTCTGGCAATTCCGATAGCTCCTATCGCATCAATACGGTCGGCATCCTGTACAATCTGAAGCTCAATAGGAGGATTCTCCGGTGCCTGATCTCTGTTTTTAAATGAAATATTTTCAATCACAAATAACACCTTACGGATGATTTCTTCAGAAACGCCCTGTTCTTCAAGAAATGCTCTGGATATTTGGGGAGCAATGGTTTCATCACCGTTATGAAATTTAGGATCGGCAATATCATGAAGAAGAGCAGACAATTCTACTACTTCTTTGTTACAATCTTCTGTTTCTGCTATTTTAGCGGCCAGTTTCCAGACTCTTTCAATATGAAACCAGTCGTGTCCTGCTTCAGCTCCTTCTAATTTTTCTTTTACAAATGCTACTGTGTTGTTAATCGTACTTTTCATTTATCTATCAGTTCATTTAAAATAATATCCCAAAGCTTGTTGTTGTAACTTCTAAAAAAATTGACATGTCCGATTTCTTTTTTATCAGATTCTGAAACATTTACTAACCTGTAAGTGGGTTTAAGATTAGGATAGGTGTCATTTAATAAACTCAACACACCTTTCTCTGTCAGCCATACATCATCTTCCGCCCGAATTACAAATACTTTCTGTGTCAAATTTTCAGAAAAGTTATCAATTTTCTCCAACAATCTGTTGGTTGATTTCTTGTTTAAAATTAAGGTTCTCCAGTCATATGCGCAATTTTTTGGAAGACTTTCTCCCAGTCCGAACCAATGAGCGGGAAAATATCCTAACAATGAAGTCGTTAACGGCTGAGCAATTCCAAAGCCTAAATACGCTTCAACTTTTGTCATCCCTTTAAGGTTTCCAACAAAAGCATTTTGGGTTCCCACAAAAACAAATTCTTCGAAGATTTTGGAATCTTCATTCATTCCCAGAATCAATGCGCC
This region of Chryseobacterium culicis genomic DNA includes:
- a CDS encoding alpha/beta fold hydrolase, which produces MEKLILTTEDHVTLTAHLFKPEKDNGKLLLINSATGVKQQVYFSFASYFSEQGFTVITYDYRGIGLSKPKDMRGFHGSMRLWGSKDYKSVTQYIKSAFKEHQKYCLGHSVGALILGMNEDSKIFEEFVFVGTQNAFVGNLKGMTKVEAYLGFGIAQPLTTSLLGYFPAHWFGLGESLPKNCAYDWRTLILNKKSTNRLLEKIDNFSENLTQKVFVIRAEDDVWLTEKGVLSLLNDTYPNLKPTYRLVNVSESDKKEIGHVNFFRSYNNKLWDIILNELIDK
- a CDS encoding HD domain-containing protein, giving the protein MKSTINNTVAFVKEKLEGAEAGHDWFHIERVWKLAAKIAETEDCNKEVVELSALLHDIADPKFHNGDETIAPQISRAFLEEQGVSEEIIRKVLFVIENISFKNRDQAPENPPIELQIVQDADRIDAIGAIGIARTFNFGGFKNNLMYHPDMKPKLGMSKEEYKKSNGTTINHFYEKLLLLKDMMNTKKGKEMAEERHQYMMNFLDQFYKEWNVD